A window of Mangifera indica cultivar Alphonso chromosome 11, CATAS_Mindica_2.1, whole genome shotgun sequence contains these coding sequences:
- the LOC123230023 gene encoding subtilisin-like protease SBT1.8 — protein MTKMMDFSILISFYALFRLLLISNTAKSEPEEHQTYIIHLDHSQKPESFLTHRSWHQSILNSLSSADETERLLYSYSHATHGFSARLTPSGLSEIEKSPAHLATYSESFGKLYTTHTPKFLGLKHESGIWPAASYGEGVIIGVVDTGIWPESESFSDNGMPSIPERWKGKCENGTIFSSSVCNRKLIGARSFSKGLQAAGIKISKKHDFDSPRDFWGHGTHTSSTAAGNRVLGVSHYGYARGTARGIAPAAHVAMYKVFWATDNDESAASDVLAGIDQAIADGVDILSLSIGFDQTPYFKDIVAIASLSAIEKGIFVVCAAGNDGGHNSIHNGAPWIMTTGASSIDRSFTASVTLQNGYSFEGISYFPQSIYITNASLYYGKGNISKAECNHKALDANEVAGKVVLCDNSTKIDIDEQLNEVKRAGAIAGIFLSDTSDLLPEEYTIPGVTLHTASGILVREYATREPRARFEGMRFLETTLRTKPAPQVAYFSSRGLDPISPGVLKPDIVAPGVDVLAAVSPNVPFMTIGNYDLVSDYELWSGTSMATPHVAGVAALLKSVHWDWSPAAIRSALMTTAYSIDNTGSILKDETTGLPATPLDFGAGHIDPNKAMDPGLIYDMEFQDYIEFLCSLGYDQNQLKAVIRQNQWNCSTEHTELNYPSFVAIFTNETVNSFRRNVKNVGEEESEYHANLELPPGMKIRIEPSSLTFTQKYQKQSFVLSVEIDKIAPNVTYGYLKWIDQHNHTVSSPIVAIKP, from the coding sequence ATGACCAAAATGATGGATTTCTCCATTCTTATCTCATTTTATGCGCTGTTTCGGTTGCTATTAATCAGCAATACAGCAAAGTCAGAACCAGAAGAACACCAAACATACATCATCCACTTGGATCATTCTCAGAAACCAGAGTCTTTCTTAACCCACCGATCATGGCACCAGTCCATATTAAACTCTTTGTCCTCAGCTGATGAAACAGAAAGACTACTTTACTCTTATAGCCATGCCACGCACGGCTTTAGTGCCAGACTCACACCCTCTGGTCTATCTGAAATCGAGAAATCTCCAGCTCATCTTGCCACCTACTCAGAGTCATTTGGCAAGTTATACACAACCCACACTCCTAAGTTTCTTGGATTAAAACATGAATCTGGTATATGGCCTGCTGCTTCATATGGTGAAGGTGTGATCATAGGAGTTGTCGATACGGGAATCTGGCCGGAAAGTGAGAGTTTTAGTGACAACGGTATGCCATCTATACCAGAAAGATGGAAGGGCAAGTGTGAGAATGGAACAATATTTAGCTCTTCTGTCTGCAACAGGAAGCTCATTGGTGCTCGATCTTTTAGCAAAGGGCTTCAAGCCGCAGGTATAAAGATCTCCAAGAAACATGACTTTGACTCGCCAAGAGACTTCTGGGGTCATGGAACTCACACATCATCGACAGCTGCTGGTAACAGGGTCCTTGGAGTAAGTCACTATGGATATGCTAGAGGAACAGCCAGAGGAATAGCACCAGCTGCACACGTTGCTATGTACAAGGTCTTCTGGGCAACGGACAATGATGAGAGTGCAGCAAGTGATGTACTTGCAGGAATTGATCAAGCAATCGCTGACGGTGTTGATATTTTGTCACTGTCAATTGGATTTGACCAGACACCTTACTTCAAGGATATCGTGGCCATAGCTTCTCTTTCAGCTATAGAGAAAGGCATTTTTGTTGTGTGTGCTGCAGGGAATGATGGAGGTCACAACTCAATACACAATGGAGCACCATGGATCATGACAACAGGAGCTAGCTCCATCGACAGAAGTTTTACTGCATCAGTTACTCTACAAAATGGATATAGTTTTGAAGGTATATCATACTTTCCACAAAGCATTTACATTACCAATGCATCATTATATTATGGCAAAGGCAATATAAGCAAAGCAGAATGCAATCATAAAGCACTGGACGCAAATGAAGTTGCTGGAAAGGTAGTCCTTTGTGACAATAGCACGAAAATTGACATTGATGAACAATTAAATGAGGTTAAGAGGGCAGGTGCTATTGCGGGTATATTTTTGTCAGATACATCAGATTTACTTCCAGAGGAATACACCATTCCTGGCGTGACCCTGCACACCGCTTCAGGAATTTTGGTTAGAGAGTATGCGACGAGAGAACCTAGAGCAAGGTTTGAAGGCATGAGGTTCCTGGAAACAACATTGAGAACTAAACCAGCCCCTCAAGTTGCCTATTTCTCTTCAAGAGGGCTGGATCCAATCAGCCCAGGTGTACTAAAGCCAGATATTGTGGCTCCAGGAGTTGATGTCCTCGCAGCAGTCTCTCCCAACGTGCCATTCATGACAATTGGAAACTACGATTTGGTCTCAGATTATGAACTATGGTCGGGCACGTCAATGGCAACACCCCATGTCGCCGGCGTTGCAGCTTTACTAAAATCTGTCCACTGGGATTGGAGCCCAGCTGCCATTCGATCAGCACTGATGACTACAGCATATTCCATTGATAACACCGGCAGCATTCTGAAAGATGAAACAACTGGCCTTCCTGCCACGCCTCTAGATTTTGGGGCAGGCCATATAGATCCAAACAAAGCCATGGACCCCGGACTCATCTATGACATGGAGTTTCAGGATTACATTGAATTCCTATGCAGCCTGGGTTATGATCAAAATCAGTTGAAAGCTGTTATTCGACAAAATCAATGGAATTGCAGCACAGAGCATACAGAACTCAATTATCCTTCTTTTGTTGCTATATTCACAAATGAAACGGTGAACAGCTTTAGGAGGAACGTCAAAAACGTGGGAGAAGAAGAATCAGAGTATCATGCAAATTTGGAGCTTCCTCCTGGAATGAAAATCCGAATAGAGCCCAGCAGTCTCACATTCACTCAAAAATATCAGAAGCAGAGTTTTGTTTTGAGTGTAGAGATTGATAAAATAGCTCCAAATGTGACATATGGTTATCTCAAATGGATTGATCAGCATAATCATACTGTATCAAGCCCCATAGTAGCCATTAAACCCTAG